The genome window CTCAGCGGCTCGCGCCGCCACCCCGCGCTCGACTCCGGGTCCTCCGCCGAGCCGTAGGCGCCTTCGCGGGTCCAGATGTCGGTGTTGTTGATGGCCGTCGCGGCGACCCTGACCCGCACCTCGCCGGGACCGGCCTGCGGGTCGGGCACGTCCTCGCGGTACTCCAGCTTCTCCGGGCCGCCGAAACCGGTGAGCCGCACTGCACGCATCGCTGCCTCCTTCAGGTATACCGACCGGTGTAGTTACTCCAGTCGAGCACTCGCGGGTCGCCATGTCAACCCACCGGTCGGTATAGTCGGCTGCGTGCGGAACTCGTTGGCGAAGCTGACCCCGGCCGGCCGCCGGGTGCTCGACGTGGCGGCCGAGCTGTTCTACCGGCAGGGCATCCACGCCGTCGGCGTCGAGGCCATCGCGGCGGAGGCGGGGGTCACCAAGAAGACGCTCTACGCGTGCTTCGGCTCCAAGGACAACCTCGTCACCGCCTACCTGACCGAGCGCGACCAGCGCTGGCGGGAGTGGCTGACCGAGTGGGTCGAACAGCGCGCGGACTCCGCGGAGGAGAAGGTGCTCGGGGCCTACGACGCGCTGGCTGCCTGGATGCGGGAGGACTTCCGGGGCTGCGCCTTCGTCAACGCCCTCGCCGAGCTGCCGTCGCCCGACCACCCGGCGCGCGAGGTGATCGTGGGGCAGAAGCGGTGGATGCGCGACTACTTCGCCGAGCTGGCCGCCAAGGCCGGTGCCGGCGACCCCGACGACTTCGCCAAGAGCGCGTTGCTGCTCTACGAGGGAGTCACGGTGGCGGAGTCGGCGGGCATCGGCGGCACGACGGACCAGGCGAAGAAGGTGGCCGCGGCGCTGCTGCGCGCGGCGGTCTGAGGCGGACTCGCGGAAAGAGGCCGCCGTCCCGAGCGCGTGCACGGGACGGCGGCCTGGGGCAACAGCGGGCTGGTGCGGTCAGCGAACCGCGGCCGGTTCCGGTGTCGGCTCCGCGGCGGCCGTGCGCGCCGGACGGCGGTCGAGCGCGCCCGAGAACAGGGCGATGCCCAGCGCGGCGGCCGCCATCAGGGCGCCGACCCAGTTCGGCGCGGTGTAGCCGAGCCCGGCCTCGATGACCAGCCCGCCCAGCCAGGCGGCCAGCGCGTTGCCGAGGTTGAACGCGGCGATGTTGACCGCCGAGGCCAGCGTCGGAGCGCCCTCGGCCTTGTCCATGACCCGCTTCTGCAGCGCGGGCACGGTGGCGAACCCGGCGGCGCCGACCAGCGCGAGCGTGATCGCCGCGCTCACCTTGCTCATCGCGGTGAAGGTGAACAGCCCGAGGACGACGGCCAGCGCCGCGAGGACCCCATACAGCGACGGCATCAGCGCCCGGTC of Saccharopolyspora erythraea contains these proteins:
- a CDS encoding TetR/AcrR family transcriptional regulator codes for the protein MRNSLAKLTPAGRRVLDVAAELFYRQGIHAVGVEAIAAEAGVTKKTLYACFGSKDNLVTAYLTERDQRWREWLTEWVEQRADSAEEKVLGAYDALAAWMREDFRGCAFVNALAELPSPDHPAREVIVGQKRWMRDYFAELAAKAGAGDPDDFAKSALLLYEGVTVAESAGIGGTTDQAKKVAAALLRAAV